CTTTGTTTGAATCGTGTTTATAAGGGAGGGCGTGTGCTTGCCATTAGCTGGAGAATAAGATTCCATTTGGACTAACCCGTCAGAGAGCTGACTGAACCAGTAAGAACCGGGCTGGTGTAAAACTGCTGgcagatcagccaatcaaacctCAGTGGTacaatgctgccccctgcaggaagtGCTGTCTCTGACAATCTGGTGTGTCTAACAGGAAGAAGGAAGTATAGTTTCTCACAGGTGGAAGCTTTAGTTAAATGAGGGACCTTTTACTACGATTTCAATctatatttttcagaaagacaATATTTTCTGATAACATAGACAGAGAAAAAATACCAAGACGAAGAGATATTTGAGTATAATTTTAAAGACAGTCCTTAGCTTCAGTTTCTTGTGACAGCAGTAAGTAAAAGTGAAACTAAACTATAGATTTAACAGAAATCATTACTGAGCTCAGAACAGACAGAATGGCGTCTGGATCTTCTCTCGTGGAAGAGgagctctcctgtcctgtgtgcaCTGAAATCTTCAGGGATCCTGTTGTCCTGAGTTGcagtcacagcttctgtaaggcctgtctgcagcagtgCTGGGAACAGAAGGGATCTCGGGAGTGTCCAGTTTGCAGGAGAAGATCTTCCAAGGATCACCCTCCTCTTAACCTGTCTCTGAAGAATACCTGTGAGGCATTCTTAAAGGAGAGAAGTCAGAGAGCTAAAGCAGGATCTGAagtgctctgcagtctgcacagtcaGACACTCACAATCTTCTGTTTGGAGGATCAAATACCCGTCTGCCTTGTCTGCCAAACTtcaagaaaacatgaaaaccacaaaatgcGACCAGTTCAGGAGGCTGCAGAAGAGTATAAGGTAATTGTCagacatatttcacattttaccttatttatttaggcttgtaagaatttaaaatttaaaattttttaaatttacacatAGTATCAAATTGTTTATGCTTTAATCTTTTCTATTGTAAATTCACTGGGACTAAAAATTATTGAGATTTAATAAAAGATCTGCATAAAGTGACCTTTGTTCTCAGTCATGGCTGCAGTTTGAGCTCCATACTATGTGTCACATGACTAACAGAGAGAGGCAAGAGGGCGGGGCAAAGCCAGCATCAGACGTCCATCAGTGGAGGAACTTTTTTTTCACTGGGAAGGCACTGATTTTTACATGGGTCTTAATGACAGTGTTATATTTGAAGTTCCAAAATATCAGTTATGGATGCCATGCACTATCTATTTCTAGAAGGATGCTCTGTGTTAATCAATTTCTGGaagtttctgtgtctgtctcacagAGCGTTTCTCTTATTCCCTCTGAACGGCCTCGCATGTCAGATGCTCTTTAGAGCTTGCATGTTTATGAAAGCCTTGGTTATATTCAACAGCATGCTTCCAGCTGCAATGTCCCTTCATTTTAAAGATTGAATCAACATTTGCACACAATTTGAATTTCCCACAAGGGAAACATAATCTACATCTGCTTTTACTGTCTACTCCAGTCAGTCTCTCCTGTGCCACCAGTCATTTACAAAAGAGCATTTTCCCACTGAAAATGAGACTTAGATACTTGTCCTCTTTCACCTGGTCAGGTTTTTCTCTACTAAAATCCTCTGGTGGAGTTTGCAGTGGAGGGTCTGGTCCAAATGTAGTGCTGCTGGAACCTGATGTGCTCCTGCTAGCTAGTGAAGCTGGAGGGGAGCTGATGTCATTAGCTGAATTAGCTGGATCGAGTAGCATAGCAAGACCAGCAGTGCCACTGACTTCATTTGAGGTTTATGGATCCAGACGCTGTAGCTTTGGCACGTATCGGTGGTTCTGAGTGTGAATGAGTAGATCCAGTAAATTCTGAACTCTGTCCTGTTGTGGATGGGGCAGGTAGAGCTTTGAGCTGTTTTATAACATCCATTTTGTAAAGTAAACGCTGCCAACGCTCAAATTAACCCTTAAACAGACAAGGCCTGTGAAATGTGAGTAGGGGAGGGGGTTGCCATTTTACAggatttcatgtatttttcacCACTGAATTTCAACACGCATTTGATGATTAAttgtcaattaattatttttcattgcctttaaaataaattaatttctggaTTAATtccaattatattttaatgcattgtgtTCCCTGGGGTAatgcattttgttctttttttcacccTTTAATGAGATGAGTAACAATAAACACaactttaaaaatcttttcattttaattaagtgactgtagttaaaatgatagctacagTCCTGGCAAAGATTATGGACagactgtaaactgtaaacagattttgacaattaatgcaatattttgcaacaagttcactttttggcataataaatgttgtgtgtaataaatgtaacatcaacatagaataaaaattaagaaatgattactttttgtgtaaaacaaataatcaTTACACCTTCCTTTACATATGATTTAATGTCtgcataattataatttttcttagttggaaattttataaccagctcaaacacatattttgttttccagtatttttctacataaaattattacattcattttacatttacattacaggcattttatccagagcaatgtacaacaaagtgcataaccgtaaccagggacaagtgtgttgaaaaccctagagggaagtacagttccaagtgaaGGGAAcaaccgcgtagtttaacttggaccctgtaggttaaatcgttgaacacaaacaaaagcagcaacaaagcagtctatgcaaataatacaagcaataattaaacaagtagGCATGAGGCATTCATGCAGTGAAATCATTTTTGGCTTGTATACTTTCTGctcttgtgctgtctgtgtaGGCAGTGAAGTTTACTGTCAGTCTGTGTTCTCAGTAAAGTATGGACTCTGTCAATTCTTTCCAGGGGAAACTCAGGACTGCACTGGCtccactgcaggagaagctTAAAGCCTTTAATGCAATGAAACTAGTCTGTGatcaaacagcacagcacatcgAGGTACTGTACTGATGCCTTTAAATCAGAGTGTTGAAAATGCAGTGCTGGATTGTGTTGAAATGATGGTGAATAATGTTTATTCCAGAGTcagacccagcacacagagagacagataaagatggaGTTTGAGAAACTTCAACAGTTCCTAAAAGATGAAGAGGCAGCCAggatcactgcactgagggaggaagagaagcagAAGAGTCAGctgatgaaggagaagattgagaagatgacagaagagatatcatccctttcagaacaaatcagagccatagaacaggagctgggagctgaagaCGTCTCATTCCTGCAGGTAAGTCATGTGTCATaatcacacataaaacatgtttatcaaGATACACttcttggcaaaaaaaaaaatggcccaagcccaaaatggcaaaatattaagcttttaatggtcttaacaacaaagcATTGGCCAATTATTTTGCCCAGGTGTGTACTCATATTGGAACATATTGCATTGATACAGTTTTAATAGTCTGCGTATTGATTAAGGTGATAAACTcttattcacttatttcagAGCTACAAAGACGTGGAGAAACGGTATGTAAACTCCTTCCTTATTCTCGATTCAATCTTTTAAACctcttttccttcctctcttcaGTATAAATATGAGGGGTAGATCACAAGTACTGTAGCATTTCATGAATAATGAGTGAAATGGGAGCAGctgaaaaaattataaaaataatgttacattcatacctAAATTAGTTATATGATTTAATTATACAATGATTGTCTGTGTATCATGTTAATTATAATGATATACATCATTATAATCATCGTACAAATAATGGctaaaaaatgtgcttttcccCGCATgctcctgtgagtgtgtgtccctcaGTGGGGTCGGGCTGCTTCATATCTGGCAgccagtggggctgtgtggcagAACGCTGGGAGGGATGGAGCCATTTTCTCATAGAATAAAGATCTGGTGTTGCTACTGATAATCTTCTATGGTAatgaagccacgcccacagcacaagtgactcctgaatattattgcagagcccagtgcacactggcggATCCAGAGAACGTCTCAGGAGCGCTGATTGATGTGGCCAAGCACCTGGGCAATCTGAAGTACAG
The Anguilla rostrata isolate EN2019 unplaced genomic scaffold, ASM1855537v3 scaf0258, whole genome shotgun sequence genome window above contains:
- the LOC135246399 gene encoding E3 ubiquitin-protein ligase TRIM35-like; translation: MASGSSLVEEELSCPVCTEIFRDPVVLSCSHSFCKACLQQCWEQKGSRECPVCRRRSSKDHPPLNLSLKNTCEAFLKERSQRAKAGSEVLCSLHSQTLTIFCLEDQIPVCLVCQTSRKHENHKMRPVQEAAEEYKGKLRTALAPLQEKLKAFNAMKLVCDQTAQHIESQTQHTERQIKMEFEKLQQFLKDEEAARITALREEEKQKSQLMKEKIEKMTEEISSLSEQIRAIEQELGAEDVSFLQSYKDVEKRAQCTLADPENVSGALIDVAKHLGNLKYRVWEKMLGTVQYTPVTLDPNTAHPLLSLSGDLTSVRRSGERQQVPDNPERFDWGRYVLGSEGFSSGRHCWDVEVGGEGFWVVGVAKESISRKGVVGLWPAGGVWGILRHSRRYEALTSPPTVLTVQREPQRVRVQLDCDRGEVSFSDPSDNTPLYTFKHSFTERVFPFFWPGSLRICPLKASVRVE